In the genome of Natronorubrum sediminis, one region contains:
- a CDS encoding DUF2270 domain-containing protein, with protein MADGEADFDPEEPEEKEIGREMVDESTGLGSVAAHLYRGEMERTVEWRSRLDTTTNWAVTVMSAIVAYAFSGEVSHAVILAGLIMGTVFLFIEARRFRDYDIWRSRVRVLQENLFANALDPSEGIERDAWREELSEDYRDPESKISYRGAFSHRLRRVYLPLMTAMLLGWIFHIWSFNPDEPFLESAALPGVEGTTVVAAVAVYYVTLLVLAIPLSSKERGESGSAEHGDLEE; from the coding sequence ATGGCCGACGGGGAAGCCGACTTCGATCCCGAAGAACCCGAGGAGAAAGAGATTGGCCGCGAAATGGTCGACGAAAGCACCGGCCTCGGCTCGGTCGCCGCCCACCTCTATCGAGGTGAGATGGAACGGACAGTCGAGTGGCGAAGCCGCCTCGATACGACGACGAACTGGGCGGTGACGGTGATGTCGGCCATCGTCGCCTACGCCTTCTCCGGCGAGGTCTCACACGCAGTCATCCTCGCTGGACTAATCATGGGAACCGTCTTCTTGTTCATCGAGGCGCGTCGGTTCCGCGATTACGACATCTGGCGCTCACGCGTCAGAGTCCTCCAGGAGAACCTCTTCGCGAACGCGCTCGATCCCTCCGAGGGAATCGAACGGGACGCGTGGCGCGAGGAACTGAGCGAGGACTATCGCGACCCCGAGAGCAAAATCAGCTACCGTGGTGCGTTTAGCCACCGGCTTCGACGGGTCTACCTCCCGTTGATGACAGCGATGTTACTCGGCTGGATTTTTCACATCTGGTCGTTCAACCCCGACGAACCGTTCCTCGAGAGCGCGGCCTTACCCGGTGTCGAGGGAACGACCGTCGTTGCCGCCGTTGCCGTCTACTACGTCACGTTGTTGGTGTTGGCCATCCCGCTGTCCTCGAAAGAACGGGGCGAATCCGGCAGCGCAGAACACGGCGACCTCGAGGAGTGA
- a CDS encoding phosphatase PAP2 family protein: MLTEVLVGMVQIVGIMLAISIALFISREALTTTLAQLRSRLQITGPVLVVLGIALLINRMMRQSEEDGIFRMTTAIRNLEGEFILIFQDFETTRLTAYFSFVYVYGYAYMLIFPAVAYFVLSNTRMFRRLLTAYTLNYLIGLSVYLLIAAYGPRQFFGDEMNTVLYDFGPEYQHVTQEVNRNTNVFPSLHTSLAATVGIFAFYTRSEYPYWFVVALILSISVIISTMYLGIHWAIDVVAGLALAAFCVWVSDQVVGRWTLSDIVDRTRETLDR, encoded by the coding sequence ATGCTCACAGAGGTCTTAGTGGGAATGGTACAGATCGTCGGCATCATGCTGGCGATTTCGATTGCGCTCTTTATCAGCCGCGAAGCACTCACAACGACGCTCGCACAGTTGCGGTCCCGGTTACAGATTACTGGGCCGGTCCTCGTCGTCTTGGGCATCGCGTTATTGATAAATCGAATGATGCGTCAAAGCGAGGAAGACGGCATCTTCCGAATGACGACAGCGATTCGGAATCTCGAGGGTGAGTTCATCCTCATCTTTCAGGATTTCGAGACGACGAGGCTGACGGCGTACTTCTCGTTCGTTTACGTCTACGGCTACGCCTACATGCTCATCTTCCCTGCTGTCGCGTACTTCGTCCTCTCGAATACGCGGATGTTCCGTCGGCTCCTGACAGCCTACACGCTCAATTACCTCATTGGACTCTCAGTGTACCTCCTCATCGCCGCCTACGGGCCGCGGCAGTTCTTCGGTGACGAAATGAACACGGTGCTCTACGATTTCGGTCCCGAGTACCAACACGTCACACAGGAGGTAAATCGGAACACGAACGTGTTCCCGTCGCTGCACACGTCTCTCGCCGCAACGGTCGGTATATTCGCGTTCTACACGCGCTCTGAGTACCCCTACTGGTTCGTCGTCGCGCTCATCCTCTCGATCAGTGTTATCATCTCGACGATGTACCTCGGCATTCACTGGGCAATTGACGTCGTTGCCGGCCTCGCACTCGCCGCGTTCTGTGTCTGGGTGTCGGATCAGGTCGTCGGACGGTGGACGCTCTCGGATATTGTCGATCGCACTCGAGAGACGCTCGACCGGTAG
- a CDS encoding potassium channel family protein gives MRTSQHRAVTGLSYRLVVYAGSFVVLTVIYAIGYQWGMATLEGESRSWYHALEVVIQSMTTTGYGQDAPWETLEMTAFMVLIQSTGIAYIFVAVPLFFVPWLQTLVEPTPPSDVAELDDHVVVVGYTPLCESLVDELRASGTDYVVLEADEERAQSLYEDGLVVLHGDPASEATLEDAQVDDALAVVVDASETEHISSVIELTRRDEEPRVLALVVDPEDSRYLRYAGVEEVISPKHRLGKALGDKVRPVVDIDLEDAAETDATSTAEFDEDLRLREFPLDDTSEFYGEPLSNCRRLESVGVTILGAWVRGDFLRSLPADVHVDENTTLLIAGTPDTLESVTAETDLRGSSYRPQREPVVVAGTGTVGASVIGTLARSDIDTTVLDIHDGDIVDVVGDATTEDGLLAAGVRDAGTLILALGDDITTLLATLVARELNPDLEILAGVARTGNVVRLRDAGANYTLGLSNVAGRMLALRIFEYETMTFSDQLQIRTVEIAASLDGSLEGETIGQQTGCVVIALEGDGGLRPTREGESFAPTDRLVVAGTEEEIERLRKRVGS, from the coding sequence GTGCGGACCAGCCAACACAGAGCAGTGACGGGGTTGAGCTACCGACTCGTCGTTTACGCCGGTTCGTTCGTCGTGCTCACAGTCATCTACGCGATCGGATACCAGTGGGGAATGGCGACGCTCGAGGGCGAAAGTCGGTCGTGGTACCACGCACTCGAGGTGGTCATTCAGTCCATGACAACGACGGGGTACGGACAGGATGCGCCGTGGGAAACGCTCGAAATGACGGCGTTCATGGTCCTTATTCAGTCGACCGGAATTGCCTACATCTTCGTGGCGGTGCCGTTGTTCTTCGTGCCGTGGCTCCAGACGCTCGTCGAACCGACGCCACCGTCGGACGTCGCGGAACTCGACGATCACGTCGTCGTGGTTGGATACACGCCCCTTTGTGAGTCTCTCGTGGACGAACTTCGAGCGAGCGGGACCGACTACGTCGTCCTCGAGGCCGACGAAGAGCGCGCCCAGTCGCTCTACGAGGACGGCCTCGTCGTCTTGCACGGTGATCCGGCTTCGGAAGCGACGCTCGAAGATGCACAGGTCGACGACGCGCTCGCGGTCGTCGTCGACGCCTCGGAGACCGAACACATCAGCTCGGTCATCGAACTCACCCGTCGCGACGAGGAGCCGCGGGTGCTCGCGCTCGTCGTCGATCCCGAGGATTCTCGGTACTTGCGCTATGCCGGGGTTGAGGAAGTCATCTCACCGAAACACCGGCTCGGAAAAGCGCTCGGCGACAAAGTCAGACCGGTCGTCGACATCGACCTCGAGGACGCCGCTGAAACCGACGCCACGTCGACTGCCGAGTTTGACGAGGATCTTCGTCTGCGCGAATTCCCACTCGACGATACCAGCGAGTTCTACGGGGAGCCACTCTCGAACTGCAGGCGACTCGAGTCCGTGGGCGTGACGATCCTCGGCGCGTGGGTGCGCGGCGACTTCCTTCGATCCCTGCCGGCCGACGTGCACGTCGACGAGAACACTACTCTATTGATCGCCGGGACGCCGGACACGCTCGAGTCCGTTACTGCAGAAACCGATCTACGCGGGTCGTCGTACCGACCCCAGCGCGAACCGGTCGTCGTCGCCGGAACCGGAACGGTCGGCGCGTCCGTCATCGGCACGCTCGCTCGCTCCGATATCGACACCACCGTTCTCGATATCCACGACGGCGATATCGTCGATGTCGTCGGCGACGCAACGACGGAAGACGGACTGCTCGCAGCGGGTGTCCGCGACGCCGGAACGTTGATTCTCGCGCTCGGCGACGATATCACGACACTCCTCGCGACATTGGTCGCTCGCGAACTCAACCCCGACCTCGAGATTCTCGCGGGCGTCGCTCGGACGGGAAACGTCGTCCGACTCCGCGATGCCGGGGCAAACTACACGCTCGGCCTGTCGAACGTCGCCGGTCGTATGCTCGCGCTCCGAATCTTCGAGTACGAGACGATGACGTTCAGCGACCAACTTCAAATTCGAACCGTCGAGATTGCTGCGTCACTCGACGGGTCACTCGAGGGCGAAACGATCGGACAACAGACCGGCTGTGTCGTGATTGCACTCGAAGGCGACGGCGGCCTGCGTCCGACGCGCGAGGGAGAGTCGTTCGCACCAACCGATCGTCTCGTCGTCGCTGGGACCGAAGAGGAGATCGAACGGCTTCGAAAGCGAGTGGGGAGCTAA
- a CDS encoding YhbY family RNA-binding protein — MDTQRLKERAHDVDVTVWVGKSGLESVVDELNDQLSDRQLVKVKFLRAARAGSSTEEKAADLAERVNATLIDTRGHTAVIAR; from the coding sequence ATGGATACACAACGGCTCAAAGAACGAGCACACGACGTCGACGTCACCGTCTGGGTCGGCAAAAGCGGACTCGAGTCAGTCGTCGATGAACTCAACGACCAGTTATCAGACCGCCAGCTCGTGAAGGTCAAATTCCTCCGTGCGGCCCGTGCAGGGAGTTCGACCGAGGAAAAGGCAGCCGATCTGGCCGAGCGCGTCAACGCGACGTTGATCGACACCCGAGGACACACCGCCGTTATCGCCAGATAA
- a CDS encoding ABC transporter substrate-binding protein gives MSNHGGTPVDDEANDDIAGGPSTGGLSRRAALVGVTGLTVATSGCLSQFRSIVNRDDIDPLSVTITTLPADGDRETIRLAREVANALEAAGIESSIEMRSSEEFLRAVLINHDFDIYVGEHPGGTDPDFLYEALHSQYADESGWQNPFGVTNLLLDELLEEQREADEDEREEAVESMLEGFVAEQPFVPICTPTEHRLARADRYDGWTDGHLATRSGYLGLDPLADEHSEHLRTVHTDARPSQNLNPLTVEYRYRDTTMDLVYDSLAIDAVSGDGEQTFTPWLAEEWEWENESTLVVSLHTDCTFHDGESLTAEDVEFTYEFLSDTANGDGSAPAPSPRYRGVVSAIDDVEASDEHTLEFTTESNQTVGERALTVPILPEHIWTDRAEHASVRGVRVAQGTTDAVVSNNIPPVGSGPFQYADHTDREHVTFDRFDDHFTLREDVDLPEPTVDELRVQIDPRSTSAIQLIEDGDADVTSSALETYVVDDIEETDDVQLLESPSWSFYHLGFNTRNAPFSNPRFRQSVAQLLDKAWLTEEVFDGYAEPIATPLTDEEWLPEDFEWDGEDPAMPFLGTDGDVDVDAAQAAFEDAGFRYGEDGSLRVRH, from the coding sequence ATGAGCAACCACGGAGGCACACCGGTCGACGACGAAGCGAACGACGATATCGCCGGTGGGCCCTCCACCGGTGGGCTGAGCCGTCGGGCCGCACTTGTGGGTGTAACAGGCCTCACGGTGGCGACGAGTGGCTGTTTGAGTCAGTTCCGGAGTATCGTCAATCGCGACGACATCGATCCGCTTTCCGTGACGATTACGACGCTCCCCGCAGACGGCGACCGGGAGACGATCCGGCTCGCTCGAGAAGTGGCAAACGCGCTCGAGGCGGCCGGAATCGAGTCGTCAATCGAGATGCGCTCGAGCGAGGAGTTTTTGCGAGCCGTTTTGATTAACCACGATTTCGACATCTACGTCGGTGAACATCCGGGTGGCACCGATCCGGACTTTCTCTACGAAGCGCTCCACTCACAGTATGCCGACGAATCCGGCTGGCAGAACCCATTCGGCGTGACGAACCTGTTACTCGACGAGTTACTCGAGGAACAACGTGAGGCCGACGAGGACGAGCGCGAAGAGGCGGTCGAATCGATGCTCGAGGGGTTCGTGGCCGAGCAGCCGTTCGTCCCGATCTGTACGCCGACGGAACACCGCCTGGCCAGAGCAGATCGATACGACGGCTGGACGGACGGTCATCTCGCGACGCGAAGTGGCTATCTCGGACTCGATCCACTCGCTGACGAGCACAGCGAACACCTCCGAACCGTTCACACGGACGCGCGTCCGTCACAGAACCTCAACCCGTTGACGGTCGAGTACCGCTACCGTGACACCACAATGGACCTCGTCTACGACTCCCTCGCGATCGACGCCGTCTCCGGTGACGGCGAACAGACGTTCACGCCGTGGCTCGCCGAGGAGTGGGAGTGGGAAAACGAATCGACGCTCGTCGTGTCGCTTCACACCGACTGTACGTTCCACGACGGCGAATCACTCACCGCCGAGGACGTCGAGTTCACGTACGAGTTCCTCTCAGATACTGCAAATGGGGACGGGTCTGCACCTGCACCTTCCCCACGGTATCGCGGGGTGGTCAGTGCGATCGACGACGTCGAGGCGAGTGACGAACACACCCTCGAGTTCACGACCGAGTCGAACCAGACGGTCGGCGAACGCGCGCTCACGGTTCCGATCCTTCCCGAGCACATCTGGACGGACCGCGCTGAGCACGCATCTGTCCGCGGTGTCCGCGTCGCACAGGGGACGACCGATGCGGTCGTCTCGAACAACATTCCGCCGGTCGGTTCCGGGCCGTTTCAGTACGCAGATCACACCGACAGAGAACACGTGACGTTCGATCGATTTGACGACCACTTCACGCTGCGTGAGGATGTCGACCTCCCCGAACCGACCGTCGACGAACTCCGCGTGCAGATCGACCCGCGAAGCACCTCTGCGATCCAATTGATCGAAGATGGCGACGCCGACGTCACGAGTTCCGCACTCGAGACCTACGTGGTCGACGATATCGAGGAGACGGACGATGTTCAGTTACTCGAGTCGCCGTCGTGGTCGTTCTATCACCTCGGCTTCAACACCAGAAATGCACCGTTTAGCAACCCACGGTTCAGACAGTCCGTCGCGCAGTTGCTCGATAAGGCGTGGCTGACCGAGGAGGTGTTCGACGGCTACGCCGAACCGATCGCGACGCCGCTCACCGACGAGGAGTGGTTGCCCGAGGATTTCGAGTGGGACGGCGAGGATCCGGCCATGCCGTTTCTCGGAACGGACGGCGACGTCGACGTCGATGCAGCACAGGCCGCGTTCGAAGACGCCGGCTTCCGATACGGTGAGGATGGATCCCTTCGGGTGAGACACTGA
- a CDS encoding aldehyde dehydrogenase family protein codes for MTDVDNSSADRIDVDDLEIAPERGWSGLYLDGEWVPADERALIDVENPATRETLTTVPAATEADVDEAYAIADDAQSEWAEYPPQERAAIVSEASRLLGEYADDLATLFALECGGVQLKTGFEIQLAQGTMDVGAGLAMRDGGRRKESVTPGKENFLVREPAGVVGVITPWNFPLYLSSRVVAPALALGNSVVLKPDEHTPITGGLVLAKIFKEAGLPDGVLNVVPGNGHEIGDHFSGHSVPSVMSFTGSSEVGRGVGQRAVGAFTEPALELGGNNAHIVLEDADLERAIDAGAFGSFTHQGQECISINRHLVHESLYNEYVAGLAERAEQLPIGHPLEEGALVGPVINESQRDKIVGFVEKSIERGATAEAGGDHDGLFVEPTVLSGVTSDMPVACNEHFGPVAPVIPFETDEEAIRLANDTEYGLSGSVHSSDVARARDVADALETGMVHINDQPLNDEPHVAFGGVGASGMGRYNDEWIMDTLTTLKWISVQREPREYPY; via the coding sequence ATGACAGACGTAGATAATTCCTCTGCCGATCGGATCGACGTCGACGACCTCGAGATCGCGCCCGAACGCGGATGGAGCGGCTTGTACCTCGATGGGGAGTGGGTCCCAGCGGACGAGCGCGCCCTCATCGACGTCGAAAATCCGGCGACTCGGGAGACGCTGACTACGGTCCCCGCTGCGACCGAAGCCGACGTCGACGAGGCGTACGCCATCGCCGACGACGCCCAATCGGAGTGGGCCGAGTATCCCCCGCAAGAACGCGCTGCCATCGTCTCCGAAGCTTCCCGACTCCTCGGCGAGTACGCCGACGACCTCGCGACGCTGTTCGCCCTCGAGTGTGGTGGCGTGCAGTTGAAAACCGGCTTCGAAATCCAACTCGCACAGGGGACGATGGACGTCGGCGCCGGATTGGCCATGCGCGACGGCGGCCGACGCAAGGAGTCGGTCACGCCGGGCAAAGAGAATTTCCTCGTTCGCGAGCCAGCGGGCGTCGTCGGCGTCATCACGCCATGGAACTTCCCGCTGTACCTCTCGAGTCGCGTCGTCGCCCCTGCCCTCGCACTGGGCAACAGCGTCGTCCTCAAACCCGACGAACACACCCCTATCACGGGCGGGCTCGTGCTCGCGAAGATCTTCAAAGAGGCCGGCCTCCCCGACGGCGTCTTGAACGTCGTCCCCGGCAACGGCCACGAAATCGGCGACCACTTTTCGGGTCACTCGGTTCCCTCGGTGATGTCCTTTACCGGTTCCTCCGAAGTCGGCCGCGGCGTCGGCCAGCGCGCCGTCGGCGCGTTCACGGAGCCCGCACTGGAACTCGGCGGCAACAACGCTCACATCGTCCTCGAGGACGCCGACCTCGAGCGGGCCATCGACGCCGGCGCGTTCGGCTCGTTCACCCATCAGGGTCAGGAGTGCATCTCGATCAACCGCCACCTCGTCCACGAATCGCTCTACAACGAGTACGTTGCTGGCCTCGCCGAGCGTGCCGAACAGCTCCCCATCGGTCACCCACTCGAGGAGGGAGCGCTCGTGGGGCCGGTCATCAATGAGAGTCAGCGGGACAAAATCGTTGGATTCGTCGAGAAATCGATCGAGCGCGGTGCGACAGCCGAAGCCGGTGGCGACCACGACGGCCTGTTCGTCGAGCCCACGGTGCTTTCGGGAGTCACCAGCGACATGCCGGTAGCGTGCAACGAACACTTCGGACCGGTCGCACCGGTGATCCCCTTCGAAACCGACGAGGAGGCAATCCGCCTCGCCAACGATACCGAGTACGGGCTGTCGGGCTCGGTTCACTCGAGTGACGTCGCGCGAGCCCGCGACGTCGCCGACGCCCTCGAGACCGGAATGGTCCACATCAACGACCAGCCGTTGAACGACGAGCCCCACGTCGCGTTCGGCGGCGTCGGCGCGTCGGGGATGGGGCGGTACAACGACGAGTGGATTATGGACACTCTGACGACGTTGAAGTGGATCTCCGTCCAGCGCGAACCTCGCGAGTATCCGTACTGA
- a CDS encoding ABC transporter substrate-binding protein yields MNRTTTDPVDGVDRRSVLAAGAAGLSLSLSGCIDNVRSVVTGTTDDQLSLSIATVPQDDNREIIQIARHIESNLQAVGIDADIEMRSRTDFLEMVLIEQDYDMYVGLHPADFDPDFLFEALHSTYAGEAGWQNPFGYATGEYLFDDLLEDQRRADDEQERQEILTDLLEMFVSEKPFEPICRPHEFRIGRGDRFDGWHDGHFATQRGYLGLEPTDSNDDNELAALITDSRPTQNINPLMAENRERETIIDLVYDSLGTVIVEDDEDGEDGVDTDDHVVEYRVEPWLAEWDWETVEDGTNIAHVTLREDVTFHNLEEDDTGEPLTAEDVEFTYQLLENTTLGQGNTSPAPRYQGHVSAVDVDGIEIENEYELRIPFHTSTMVGERAFTVPILPKHIWLEYELDERIESSDDFSAPQGEWGLVTSSAIEPVGSGPYQFADQSDQSTLTLERFDDHFSIGSDEEDLLEPIVEEITFMADTGSASSIDRIESGGADFTGTMLEAYAIDDVPDDDNIEAMPASSWTFYHLGFNTGRAPCHNPQFRRAVAQLIDKAYLTEEVFYDYADPIAVPVTDEWVPEEYEWNGGDPVTPFAGTDGEVNVEGALSAFESIGYRYDAEEEILRRN; encoded by the coding sequence ATGAATCGCACTACAACTGATCCGGTTGACGGCGTTGACCGCCGGTCAGTACTCGCTGCAGGTGCGGCCGGGCTCTCGCTCTCGTTGAGTGGCTGTATCGACAACGTCCGGAGCGTCGTTACCGGCACAACCGACGATCAGCTCTCGCTCTCCATCGCGACGGTCCCCCAGGACGATAACAGGGAAATCATCCAGATCGCCCGCCACATCGAGTCGAATCTCCAAGCAGTCGGTATCGACGCAGATATTGAAATGCGATCGCGCACGGATTTCCTCGAGATGGTCCTCATCGAGCAAGATTACGATATGTACGTCGGCCTCCATCCTGCTGATTTCGACCCCGACTTTCTCTTCGAGGCGCTCCACTCGACGTACGCCGGTGAAGCCGGATGGCAGAACCCGTTTGGATACGCGACCGGCGAATACCTCTTCGACGATCTTCTGGAGGACCAGCGTCGGGCGGACGACGAACAAGAGCGACAAGAAATACTCACCGACCTGCTCGAGATGTTCGTCAGTGAAAAACCGTTCGAGCCGATCTGTCGGCCTCACGAGTTCCGGATTGGACGCGGCGACCGATTCGACGGGTGGCACGATGGCCACTTCGCCACCCAGCGTGGATATCTCGGTCTCGAGCCGACCGACAGTAACGACGACAACGAGTTAGCGGCGCTCATAACGGACTCGCGACCGACGCAGAACATCAACCCGCTCATGGCAGAAAACCGTGAACGGGAGACGATTATCGATCTGGTGTACGACTCTCTCGGAACCGTGATCGTCGAAGACGACGAAGACGGCGAGGACGGCGTCGACACCGACGACCACGTGGTCGAATATCGCGTCGAGCCGTGGCTCGCAGAGTGGGACTGGGAAACCGTCGAAGATGGAACGAACATTGCGCACGTCACGCTTCGAGAAGACGTCACGTTCCACAACCTCGAGGAGGACGATACGGGTGAACCCCTTACCGCCGAGGACGTCGAATTCACCTACCAACTCCTCGAGAACACGACGCTCGGACAGGGCAACACGTCACCAGCACCCCGCTATCAAGGTCACGTGAGCGCGGTCGACGTCGACGGTATCGAGATCGAAAACGAGTACGAACTTCGAATTCCCTTCCACACCAGTACGATGGTCGGCGAACGGGCGTTTACCGTCCCGATCTTACCGAAGCACATCTGGCTCGAGTACGAACTCGACGAGCGAATCGAATCGAGTGACGACTTCTCGGCACCGCAAGGTGAGTGGGGCCTCGTGACGAGCAGTGCGATCGAACCGGTGGGGAGCGGCCCCTACCAGTTCGCCGATCAATCCGATCAGAGTACCCTCACGCTCGAGCGATTCGACGATCACTTCTCGATCGGGTCGGACGAGGAAGACCTCCTCGAGCCGATCGTCGAAGAGATCACGTTCATGGCCGATACTGGCAGTGCGTCTTCGATCGATCGAATCGAAAGCGGTGGGGCCGACTTCACCGGGACGATGCTCGAGGCGTACGCGATCGACGACGTACCCGATGACGACAATATCGAGGCGATGCCGGCCTCCTCGTGGACGTTCTATCACCTCGGGTTCAATACGGGGCGCGCACCGTGTCACAACCCACAGTTCCGTCGAGCTGTTGCACAACTGATCGACAAGGCGTATCTCACCGAAGAAGTGTTCTACGACTATGCGGATCCGATAGCCGTCCCGGTAACTGACGAATGGGTCCCCGAGGAGTACGAGTGGAACGGCGGGGATCCCGTTACACCGTTTGCTGGTACCGATGGCGAGGTGAACGTCGAAGGTGCGTTGTCTGCGTTTGAATCGATCGGCTATCGGTACGATGCAGAAGAGGAGATTCTGAGGCGAAATTAA
- a CDS encoding LolA family protein encodes MASRRVAAAVCVLTLILTLSGCVALESISSQESEDPAPEDVFEGAFVHSDDLEDVEGIVTTTVTDGNETIEEREDRAERPYVEQRSETLESTDDDREGEVYVSNESMSWWYDSDAQAATYFESDEPFDTDEVRADRAEMADEQRDLYDLEYQGTETIADREAHVLDVEAKDEAVEAGLSILVGDTEYVYALETVDPDDELDVVEQTIWIDTEYAFPLKEHLVVDDPDGDRHELTERYETVSFNQDLGDETFDFEPPANTTVTAS; translated from the coding sequence ATGGCGTCTCGTCGAGTCGCGGCCGCTGTCTGTGTACTCACCCTCATACTTACGCTGAGTGGGTGCGTTGCACTCGAGTCGATCTCATCTCAGGAATCGGAGGACCCAGCACCCGAGGACGTCTTCGAGGGTGCGTTCGTCCACAGCGACGACCTCGAGGACGTCGAGGGTATCGTCACGACGACAGTTACTGACGGGAACGAGACGATCGAAGAACGGGAGGATCGCGCTGAGCGTCCGTACGTCGAACAACGATCGGAAACCCTCGAGTCGACGGACGACGATCGCGAGGGCGAGGTCTACGTCTCGAACGAATCAATGTCGTGGTGGTACGACTCCGACGCGCAAGCGGCGACGTACTTCGAAAGCGACGAACCGTTCGACACTGACGAGGTGCGCGCGGACCGCGCTGAGATGGCCGACGAACAACGCGACCTGTACGACCTCGAGTACCAGGGGACGGAGACGATTGCGGATCGAGAGGCGCACGTCCTCGACGTCGAAGCGAAAGACGAGGCCGTCGAAGCGGGACTCTCGATCCTGGTCGGAGACACCGAGTACGTCTACGCACTCGAGACGGTCGATCCCGACGACGAACTCGACGTCGTCGAACAGACCATCTGGATCGACACCGAGTACGCGTTCCCGCTCAAAGAGCACCTGGTCGTCGACGACCCCGACGGCGACCGCCACGAACTCACCGAACGGTACGAAACGGTCTCGTTCAATCAGGACCTCGGCGACGAGACGTTCGACTTCGAGCCGCCGGCGAACACGACAGTTACGGCCTCGTAA
- a CDS encoding phosphatase PAP2 family protein, whose protein sequence is MLANVLIQLALVVTFMTLVSIALFVGRYRLRDTKVEWRDRLRAAAPATVLLGAVLSLNGLSRQFVPEISWLIDWNLTWAIYDIEGQFIVWLQSLETPAVTAYFSFIYIYGYVFLLVFPVIAYFALSNTRPLRELLTAYTLNYVLGTVLYILIIAYGPRNMMPELVDALLYDTYPQYQHLTRQVNRNTNVFPSLHTSLAATVSILAFHTRSVYPKWAVVASILGLSVVISTMYLGIHWAIDVVAGVVLAYVCVELSRLLVGRWSVYEWADGRLPSLSSIRNRDSDS, encoded by the coding sequence ATGCTTGCGAACGTCCTGATTCAGTTGGCGCTGGTCGTCACGTTCATGACGCTCGTCTCGATCGCGCTCTTCGTGGGTCGATACCGACTTCGCGATACGAAAGTCGAGTGGCGAGACCGCCTCCGGGCGGCCGCCCCGGCGACCGTCCTCCTCGGTGCCGTCCTCTCGCTCAACGGACTCTCGAGGCAGTTCGTCCCCGAAATTTCGTGGCTGATCGACTGGAACCTGACGTGGGCGATCTACGACATCGAAGGCCAGTTCATCGTCTGGCTGCAGTCGCTCGAAACGCCAGCGGTGACGGCGTACTTCTCGTTCATCTACATCTACGGCTACGTTTTCTTGCTCGTGTTTCCGGTTATCGCGTACTTCGCGCTCTCGAATACGCGGCCGCTCCGAGAACTCCTGACGGCGTACACGCTGAACTACGTTCTCGGGACGGTGCTCTACATCCTCATCATCGCCTACGGGCCACGAAACATGATGCCGGAACTCGTCGACGCGTTGCTCTATGACACGTATCCGCAGTACCAACACCTCACGCGCCAGGTTAACCGAAATACGAACGTCTTCCCGTCCTTGCATACCTCCCTCGCAGCGACCGTCTCGATTCTCGCGTTCCACACGCGGTCGGTCTATCCGAAGTGGGCCGTCGTCGCCTCGATTCTGGGCCTCTCTGTCGTCATCTCGACGATGTACCTCGGCATTCACTGGGCGATCGACGTCGTCGCGGGAGTCGTCCTCGCGTACGTCTGCGTCGAACTCTCCCGCCTGCTCGTCGGCCGCTGGTCGGTTTACGAGTGGGCCGACGGTCGACTCCCATCGCTCTCGAGTATTCGCAATCGCGACTCCGACTCGTAG
- a CDS encoding ribonuclease P protein component 4: protein MDIAAERLERLHKLAREAAANREDDRARKYVRLARRVAERNRLELPREFRRFTCDRCDSYLRPGVNARVRLQDDHVVITCDCGALARYPYEE, encoded by the coding sequence ATGGATATCGCTGCCGAACGACTCGAGCGACTCCACAAACTGGCTCGAGAAGCGGCGGCGAACCGCGAAGACGACAGGGCCAGAAAGTACGTCCGTCTCGCACGCCGTGTCGCAGAGCGAAACCGACTCGAGTTGCCACGAGAGTTCCGTCGGTTCACGTGTGACCGGTGCGATTCGTACCTCCGGCCGGGCGTGAACGCGCGTGTAAGGCTTCAGGACGATCACGTCGTGATTACCTGTGACTGCGGCGCTCTCGCCAGGTACCCCTACGAGGAGTGA